A window from Canis lupus familiaris isolate Mischka breed German Shepherd chromosome 18, alternate assembly UU_Cfam_GSD_1.0, whole genome shotgun sequence encodes these proteins:
- the PRPF19 gene encoding pre-mRNA-processing factor 19 isoform X2, whose amino-acid sequence MSLICSISNEVPEHPCVSPVSNHVYERRLIEKYIAENGTDPINNQPLSEEQLIDIKVAHPIRPKPPSATSIPAILKALQDEWDAVMLHSFTLRQQLQTTRQELSHALYQHDAACRVIARLTKEVTAAREALATLKPQAGLIVPQAVPSSQPSVAGAGEPMDLGELVGMTPEIIQKLQDKATVLTTERKKRGKTVPEELVKPEELSKYRQVASHVGLHSASIPGILALDLCPADTNKILTGGADKNVVVFDKSSEQILATLKGHTKKVTSVVFHPSQELVFSASPDATIRIWSVPNASCVQVVRAHESAVTGLSLHATGDYLLSSSDDQYWAFSDIQTGRVLTKVTDETSGCSLTCAQFHPDGLIFGTGTMDSQIKIWDLKERTNVANFPGHSGPITSIAFSENGYYLATAADDSSVKLWDLRKLKNFKTLQLDNNFEVKSLIFDQSGTYLALGGTDVQIYICKQWTEILHFTEHSGLTTGVAFGHHAKFIASTGMDRSLKFYSL is encoded by the exons ATGTCCCTGATCTGCTCGA TCTCCAATGAAGTGCCAGAGCACCCGTGTGTGTCCCCTGTCTCTAATCATGTGTATGAGCGGCGGCTCATTGAGAAGTATATTGCGGAGAATGGCACAGACCCCATCAACAACCAGCCTCTGTCTGAGGAGCAGCTCATCGATATCAAAG TTGCTCACCCAATCCGGCCCAAGCCTCCCTCTGCAACCAGCATCCCAGCCATTCTGAAAGCTTTGCAGGATGAGTGG GATGCAGTCATGCTGCACAGCTTCACTCTGCGCCAGCAGCTGCAGACAACCCGTCAAGAGCTGTCCCACGCTCTGTACCAGCATGATGCTGCCTGCCGTGTTATTGCCCGGCTCACTAAGGAAGTTACAGCCGCCCGAGAAG CTCTGGCCACCCTGAAACCACAGGCTGGACTCATCGTGCCCCAGGCTGTGCCGAGCTCACAGCCAAGTGTTGCA GGTGCAGGTGAGCCGATGGATTTGGGTGAGCTGGTGGGAATGACCCCCGAGATTATCCAGAAG CTTCAAGACAAGGCCACTGTGCTCACCACGGAGCGTAAGAAG AGAGGGAAGACGGTACCCGAAGAGCTGGTGAAGCCAGAGGAGCTAAGCAAATACCGGCAGGTGGCATCCCACGTG GGCTTGCACAGTGCCAGCATTCCTGGGATCCTCGCCCTGGACCTCTGCCCTGCTGACACCAACAAGATCCTTACTG GTGGGGCCGACAAAAATGTTGTTGTCTTCGACAAGAGTTCTGAGCAAATCCTGGCCACCCTTAAAGGCCATACCAAGAAAGTCACCAGTGTGGTGTTTCACCCTTCCCAG GAGCTGGTGTTTTCTGCCTCTCCAGATGCTACTATCAGGATTTGGTCAGTCCCGAATGCGTCCTGTGTGCAGGTGGTTCGGGCCCATGAGAGTGCTGTGACAGGCCTCAGCCTCCATGCCACTGGGGACTATCTCCTGAGCTCCTCTGATGACCAG TACTGGGCCTTCTCTGACATCCAGACAGGGCGGGTGCTCACGAAGGTGACAGATGAGACCTCTGGCTGTT CTCTAACCTGTGCGCAGTTCCATCCTGATGGACTCATTTTTGGAACAGGCACCATGGACTCACAGATCAAGATCTGGGACTTGAAG GAGCGCACCAATGTGGCCAACTTCCCCGGCCACTCGGGCCCCATCACCAGCATTGCCTTCTCAGAGAATGGCTACTACTTGGCTACAGCGGCTGATGACTCCTCTGTCAAGCTCTGGGATCTGCGCAAGCTTAAAAACTTCAAGACGCTGCAGCTGGATAACAACTTTGAG GTGAAGTCACTGATCTTTGACCAGAGCGGCACCTACCTGGCCCTTGGGGGCACGGATGTCCAGATCTACATCTGCAAGCAGTGGACAGAGATTCTTCATTTCACAG AGCATAGTGGCCTGACCACAGGGGTGGCCTTTGGGCACCACGCCAAGTTCATCGCTTCAACGGGCATGGACAGGAGCCTCAAGTTCTACAGCCTGTAG
- the PRPF19 gene encoding pre-mRNA-processing factor 19 isoform X1 produces the protein MCTGCLLGICIALEVRPAVIPVLRVSNEVPEHPCVSPVSNHVYERRLIEKYIAENGTDPINNQPLSEEQLIDIKVAHPIRPKPPSATSIPAILKALQDEWDAVMLHSFTLRQQLQTTRQELSHALYQHDAACRVIARLTKEVTAAREALATLKPQAGLIVPQAVPSSQPSVAGAGEPMDLGELVGMTPEIIQKLQDKATVLTTERKKRGKTVPEELVKPEELSKYRQVASHVGLHSASIPGILALDLCPADTNKILTGGADKNVVVFDKSSEQILATLKGHTKKVTSVVFHPSQELVFSASPDATIRIWSVPNASCVQVVRAHESAVTGLSLHATGDYLLSSSDDQYWAFSDIQTGRVLTKVTDETSGCSLTCAQFHPDGLIFGTGTMDSQIKIWDLKERTNVANFPGHSGPITSIAFSENGYYLATAADDSSVKLWDLRKLKNFKTLQLDNNFEVKSLIFDQSGTYLALGGTDVQIYICKQWTEILHFTEHSGLTTGVAFGHHAKFIASTGMDRSLKFYSL, from the exons ATGTGTACCGGGTGCCTGCTGGGCATCTGCATCGCGCTGGAAGTCAGACCAGCTGTAATCCCTGTCCTCAGAG TCTCCAATGAAGTGCCAGAGCACCCGTGTGTGTCCCCTGTCTCTAATCATGTGTATGAGCGGCGGCTCATTGAGAAGTATATTGCGGAGAATGGCACAGACCCCATCAACAACCAGCCTCTGTCTGAGGAGCAGCTCATCGATATCAAAG TTGCTCACCCAATCCGGCCCAAGCCTCCCTCTGCAACCAGCATCCCAGCCATTCTGAAAGCTTTGCAGGATGAGTGG GATGCAGTCATGCTGCACAGCTTCACTCTGCGCCAGCAGCTGCAGACAACCCGTCAAGAGCTGTCCCACGCTCTGTACCAGCATGATGCTGCCTGCCGTGTTATTGCCCGGCTCACTAAGGAAGTTACAGCCGCCCGAGAAG CTCTGGCCACCCTGAAACCACAGGCTGGACTCATCGTGCCCCAGGCTGTGCCGAGCTCACAGCCAAGTGTTGCA GGTGCAGGTGAGCCGATGGATTTGGGTGAGCTGGTGGGAATGACCCCCGAGATTATCCAGAAG CTTCAAGACAAGGCCACTGTGCTCACCACGGAGCGTAAGAAG AGAGGGAAGACGGTACCCGAAGAGCTGGTGAAGCCAGAGGAGCTAAGCAAATACCGGCAGGTGGCATCCCACGTG GGCTTGCACAGTGCCAGCATTCCTGGGATCCTCGCCCTGGACCTCTGCCCTGCTGACACCAACAAGATCCTTACTG GTGGGGCCGACAAAAATGTTGTTGTCTTCGACAAGAGTTCTGAGCAAATCCTGGCCACCCTTAAAGGCCATACCAAGAAAGTCACCAGTGTGGTGTTTCACCCTTCCCAG GAGCTGGTGTTTTCTGCCTCTCCAGATGCTACTATCAGGATTTGGTCAGTCCCGAATGCGTCCTGTGTGCAGGTGGTTCGGGCCCATGAGAGTGCTGTGACAGGCCTCAGCCTCCATGCCACTGGGGACTATCTCCTGAGCTCCTCTGATGACCAG TACTGGGCCTTCTCTGACATCCAGACAGGGCGGGTGCTCACGAAGGTGACAGATGAGACCTCTGGCTGTT CTCTAACCTGTGCGCAGTTCCATCCTGATGGACTCATTTTTGGAACAGGCACCATGGACTCACAGATCAAGATCTGGGACTTGAAG GAGCGCACCAATGTGGCCAACTTCCCCGGCCACTCGGGCCCCATCACCAGCATTGCCTTCTCAGAGAATGGCTACTACTTGGCTACAGCGGCTGATGACTCCTCTGTCAAGCTCTGGGATCTGCGCAAGCTTAAAAACTTCAAGACGCTGCAGCTGGATAACAACTTTGAG GTGAAGTCACTGATCTTTGACCAGAGCGGCACCTACCTGGCCCTTGGGGGCACGGATGTCCAGATCTACATCTGCAAGCAGTGGACAGAGATTCTTCATTTCACAG AGCATAGTGGCCTGACCACAGGGGTGGCCTTTGGGCACCACGCCAAGTTCATCGCTTCAACGGGCATGGACAGGAGCCTCAAGTTCTACAGCCTGTAG
- the ZP1 gene encoding LOW QUALITY PROTEIN: zona pellucida sperm-binding protein 1 isoform X3 (The sequence of the model RefSeq protein was modified relative to this genomic sequence to represent the inferred CDS: inserted 4 bases in 3 codons; deleted 5 bases in 3 codons; substituted 4 bases at 4 genomic stop codons), giving the protein MVAPDELGNQREVSNCSACYHWVTAKPLGPAVSLPPVLQEVGMAYARRGWRGQPTAPQLGARLPRHSLVSCCCCLCLECWVDSPSCSPGSPSSLQDRHFHLRVFVEVVLPNGHVAGTQEVTLICPKPGHAWTLAPCLAPXAWFSLSTPRAQPLHPTPGHGFVCSAPALLTLGPGPTTQPTQAQPQWGTLERRGDPFALDRAEEANSLHVRGLRGHFLCPPPSVPSPGRPPMQDQCRVASRHFPCRVRRGSKEACQQAGCCYDNSGGVPRYYGQSGHFVLAVPQETALAHGITLAHIHMLYTPSSCSQTXELGSFVFFHFLLTHCGPHCHPPQVAGNQLVLGNQLVSDLDVRXGPQGSVMQDGTFRLHLCCIFNASGFLLLQVSISPRPPPAPVSPSGPCGLXAPRPAEETFCSYXEERDYPNIRLPCKPVPVGVRLLRXTDPSLVLLLHQCWASAGACPFQQPQWPVLSDRXVAGDVSAAPGCPFDRNSYRTQVVPLDRAEVSFSSHCQCFTVTTFALPDPGSQRTLRRRKKPRVPLPAYSPSVPCQPVPKALQHSETLSLGKGPWTGSSFLCLQACSRLLGNQGLQTSPRCTGPRQPYAPCGIAIRPQNLVSSPDPVSLEGSYRQEPLPWPTGARAVCCQGTLSHSADQRWYNSSQQGTKKRCSPPYLRQGSGSSAGVTTKVQRHRDCWRGPTLPCKPSNPLSPAGSSRNANQGPLPWVVLLLVAVALVLGVGISMGLSQAKPRSSRKAREGE; this is encoded by the exons ATGGTGG ccccagatGAACTTGGGAACCAACGTGAAGTAAGCAACTGCTCTGCCTGCTACCACTGGGTCACTGCCAAGCCCCTGGGACCTGCTGTTTCTCTGCCTCCCGTGCTGCAAGAGGTGGGGATGGCTTATGCCCGGCGAGGGTGGAGGGGGCAGCCCACAGCTCCACAGCTGGGAGCCCGTTTGCCCAGGCACAGT CTGGTCTCTTGCTGCTgttgcctctgcctggaatgctggGTGGACTCCCCTAGTTGCTCTCCTGGGTCCCCCTCTTCCCTACAGGACAGGCACTTCCACCTGAGGGTGTTCGTCGAAGTGGTCCTGCCCAATGGCCATGTTGCTGGAACACAAGAAGTCACTCTGATTTGTCCTAAACCTGGCCACGCCTGGACTCTGGCCCCCTGCCTGGCGCCATAGGCATgg ttctccctttccacccCTCGTGcccagcccctccaccccaccccagggcacGGCTTTGTCTGCTCAGCCCCTGCCTTGCTGACCCTCGGACCTGGACCCACCACCCAA CCCACCCAGGCTCAACCCCAGTGGGGCACCCTGGAACGCAGGGG TGACCCCTTCGCCCTTGACCGGGCTGAGGAAGCCAACTCCCTCCATGTCCGTGGCCTGCGTGGCCATTTCCTATGTCCTCCCCCTTCAGTCCCTTCCCCAGGTCGGCCTCCAATGCAGGACCAGTGTCGGGTGGCCTCCAGGCACTTCCCCTGCAGAGTAAGGAGAGGTTCCAAGGAAGCCTGTCAGCAGGCTGGTTGCTGCTATGACAACAGCGGAGGGGTTCCCCGTTACTATG GACAAAGTGGCCACTTTGTCCTGGCGGTACCCCAAGAAACAGCCTTGGCACACGGGATCACGCTGGCCCATATCCACATGCTCTACaccccctccagctgctcccagAC GGAGCTGGGGTCTTTCGTGTTCTTCCACTTCCTGCTCACCCACTGTGGGCCACA CTGTCATCCCCCCCAGGTGGCCGGCAACCAGCTTGTCCTTGGGAACCAGCTGGTGTCTGACCTTGACGTCC ATGGGCCACAGGGCTCCGTCATGCAGGATGGCACCT TCAGGCTTCACCTGTGCTGCATCTTCAATGCCAGTGGCTTCCTGCTGCTCCAGGTGTCCATCTCTCCACGGCCCCCACCAGCCCCCGTGTCACCATCCGGCCCCTGTG GTTTATAGGCCCCTCGCCCTGCAGAGGAGACTTTCTGCTCCTACTAAGAGGAGAGGGACTACCCCAACATTAGGCTGCCCTGCAAGCCTGTCCCTGTGGGAGTCCGGCTCCTGA GCACAGACCCCAGTCTGGTCCTGCTGCTGCACCAGTGCTGGGCCTCTGCCGGTGCCTGCCCCTTCCAGCAGCCTCAGTGGCCCGTCCTATCAGACAGATGAGTGGCAGGGGATGTTTCTGCTGCCCCAGG GTGTCCTTTTGACAGGAACAGCTACAGGACCCAAGTGGTACCCCTGGACAGGGCAGAGGTGTCCTTCTCCTCCCACTGCCAGTGCTTCACTGTGACCACCTTCGCCCTCCCAGACCCTGGTTCCCAGAGGACCCTCAGGAGACGGAAGAAACCCCGTGTGCCTCTTCCTGCCTATTCCCCATCTGTTCCGTGTCAGCCGGTTCCCAAAGCTCTCCAGCATTCTGAGACCT TGAGTCTAGGGAAAGGACCCTGGACAGGGTCTTCGTTCCTATGTCTGCAGGCCTGTTCCCGGCTTCTGGGAAACCAGGGGCTGCAGACTAGCCCCAGATGCACAGGGCCACGACAACCCTATGCTCCCTGTGGCATCGCTATAAGGCCCCAGAACCTCGTGAGCTCTCCAGACCCAGTGAGCCTTGAGGGTTCCTACAGGCAGGAGCCTCTACCATGGCCCACAGGTGCCAGGGCTGTGTGCTGCCAGGGGACACTCAGCCATAGCGCAGACCAGAGGTGGTATAACAGCAGTCAGCAGGGAACTAAG AAGAGATGCAGCCCGCCCTATCTGCGGCAGGGCAGCGGCAGCTCTGCGGGTGTGACCACCAAGGTCCAGCGGCACAGAGACTGCTGGAGAGGCCCCACTCTGCCTTGCAAGCCCTCAAACCCCCTCTCTCCTGCAGGCTCCTCCAGGAATGCCAACCAGGGGCCTCTCCCCTGGGTGGTCCTCCTGCTGGTGGCTGTCGCCCTGGTCCTAGGGGTTGGCATTTCCATGGGCCTAAGCCAGGCCAAGCCCAGAAGCTCCAGGAAGGCCAGAGAgggtgaataa